The Chryseobacterium aureum genome contains a region encoding:
- a CDS encoding GNAT family N-acetyltransferase, whose amino-acid sequence MEKTLIQKNKTGEKAREITFRILLNGMLRELGNGKFYQGIPKYDLLTAKALQNSDYSLFMRFEMKKSGLFLFAPVSYRSETLFHEYGPVLWAVDHQNQEVFEVNDQKLTELVYRELSETTNETGFRNFVERIQSSLRNLELTTEACLQDDQLLTYSFLESEQMLPAGHNLHPFTKSRMGFSEEEQLLYGPEFGKGFQLDYFLIHKDCITEKSLPGISAKEIFEKWTSLPESYDFENTNDFYIVPCHPWEAQYLLSTEEYPEMLGSGKIIHIGPLGEDFYATSSIRTVYNPDFSWMLKFSLHVLMTGSVRTNSLKDLNRGYASAIWWQHQKASFEQNFPNFKLLLEPSTLSVHYEGKNMDSLNILLRENPFSNEDKVILLARLCQDESTDSFNFTTHFFKNVANQLGVDVEKAAIIWFEKYVNLLLSPLNRLYNQLGMAPEVHQQNLLVQLDNQLLPQSIYVRDGQGYLIKESFKGKYESLIKDYPEIEDLFIRDERLLDIVSHHLLVSNLSALIASIGKTGLVKERRLIHILYREFENLHETEPSSLTDYALNQRYWAVKSNLQSAVADVDGGVNASSISYAKVPNLLHKHFFSDQLINPQGTEVFFKRYFQKEDVTMSMRPIDLENDLEMLHEWFNREHAVKIWQMNWPIDELETYYRLMLPSDEAHSYIIAGNDEPLCNIEVYWACRDIVGDYYEVLPTDYGTHQFIAPIDPKKKFVSPSTQSMVDYVFAQPQVGKMVGEGSVDSLASMMNKAHVGFKVDKVIEMPHKKANLNFCYREWYWEKFPQNKEVQITTNITKND is encoded by the coding sequence ATGGAAAAGACTTTAATTCAGAAAAATAAAACGGGAGAAAAAGCCCGGGAAATTACTTTCAGAATTCTGTTGAACGGAATGTTGAGAGAACTCGGAAACGGAAAATTCTATCAGGGCATTCCGAAATATGATCTTCTGACAGCAAAAGCTCTTCAGAATAGTGATTATTCATTGTTTATGAGGTTTGAAATGAAGAAAAGCGGACTGTTTTTATTTGCTCCGGTTTCCTATCGTTCCGAAACTCTTTTTCATGAATACGGACCAGTTTTGTGGGCAGTGGATCACCAAAATCAGGAAGTTTTTGAAGTTAATGATCAAAAGCTTACTGAACTGGTTTACAGAGAACTTTCTGAGACTACAAACGAAACAGGTTTCAGAAACTTTGTGGAAAGAATTCAAAGCAGCTTAAGAAATCTGGAACTGACAACAGAAGCCTGTCTTCAGGATGATCAGCTGTTGACCTATTCTTTCCTTGAATCTGAGCAAATGCTTCCTGCCGGACACAATCTGCATCCTTTCACCAAATCAAGAATGGGATTCTCTGAGGAAGAACAGCTTTTATATGGTCCTGAATTCGGGAAAGGATTTCAACTGGATTATTTCCTGATTCACAAAGACTGCATCACGGAAAAGTCCCTTCCAGGAATTTCTGCAAAAGAAATCTTCGAAAAATGGACTTCTTTACCGGAAAGCTACGATTTTGAAAACACAAATGATTTTTATATAGTTCCATGCCATCCATGGGAAGCACAGTATCTTTTATCAACCGAAGAATATCCTGAAATGCTGGGTTCCGGGAAAATTATTCACATCGGGCCATTAGGAGAAGATTTTTACGCAACATCTTCCATAAGAACGGTATACAATCCGGACTTTAGCTGGATGTTAAAGTTCTCTTTGCATGTTTTAATGACAGGCTCTGTAAGAACAAATAGCTTAAAAGATCTCAACAGAGGATACGCTTCGGCAATCTGGTGGCAGCATCAAAAAGCTTCATTTGAACAAAATTTCCCGAATTTTAAATTACTGTTGGAACCTTCCACGTTAAGTGTTCATTATGAGGGAAAAAATATGGACAGTCTGAATATACTGCTCCGTGAAAATCCTTTTTCAAATGAAGATAAAGTCATTCTGTTAGCAAGGCTTTGTCAGGATGAATCTACAGATAGTTTCAATTTTACGACGCATTTCTTTAAGAATGTTGCGAATCAATTGGGTGTAGATGTAGAAAAAGCAGCTATTATCTGGTTTGAAAAGTATGTAAACCTGTTGCTTTCTCCTTTAAATAGATTGTACAATCAATTAGGTATGGCGCCGGAAGTTCATCAGCAGAATCTGCTTGTTCAGCTGGATAATCAATTGCTTCCTCAATCTATTTACGTAAGAGATGGACAAGGATATTTAATCAAAGAAAGTTTTAAAGGAAAATATGAATCACTGATCAAAGATTATCCTGAAATTGAAGATCTTTTCATCAGAGATGAGCGTCTTCTGGATATTGTTTCTCATCATCTTTTGGTAAGTAACCTGAGTGCACTGATTGCTTCCATAGGTAAAACAGGCCTGGTTAAAGAAAGAAGATTAATCCATATTCTGTACAGAGAGTTTGAAAATCTTCATGAAACTGAACCTTCCTCATTAACGGATTATGCATTGAATCAAAGATATTGGGCAGTAAAGTCAAACCTACAGTCAGCGGTTGCTGATGTAGATGGAGGTGTAAATGCTTCTTCTATTTCTTATGCTAAAGTTCCGAACCTTCTTCACAAGCATTTCTTCTCGGATCAGTTAATCAATCCACAGGGAACAGAAGTTTTCTTTAAAAGATATTTCCAGAAAGAGGATGTGACGATGAGTATGCGTCCTATAGATCTTGAAAATGACCTTGAAATGCTTCATGAATGGTTCAACCGTGAACATGCTGTCAAAATCTGGCAGATGAACTGGCCGATAGATGAGCTTGAAACCTACTACAGGCTGATGCTTCCAAGTGATGAAGCACACAGTTATATCATCGCAGGAAACGATGAACCATTATGTAATATTGAGGTGTATTGGGCTTGCAGAGATATCGTAGGAGATTATTATGAAGTACTGCCTACCGATTATGGAACACACCAGTTTATTGCACCTATTGATCCTAAAAAGAAATTTGTATCTCCATCCACTCAATCTATGGTTGATTATGTTTTTGCACAGCCACAGGTAGGAAAAATGGTAGGAGAAGGGTCTGTAGACTCTCTTGCGTCTATGATGAACAAAGCTCATGTAGGCTTCAAAGTAGATAAAGTAATAGAAATGCCTCATAAAAAAGCCAATCTGAACTTCTGTTACAGAGAATGGTACTGGGAAAAATTCCCACAGAATAAAGAGGTACAAATCACCACAAACATCACAAAAAATGACTAA
- a CDS encoding pyridoxal phosphate-dependent decarboxylase family protein, with product MNNNLISLEESSTAASPRISGNFGNIFHPDNYDHYRNAVSSTLDLVQEFLYRNNKPFSGIEAKTMKGMVQQIDLNQKLSNYNELLAEVDDIYVKHATAFHLPQYVAHLNCPVVIPALAGEILVSAINSSQDTYDQSAGGTFMERKLIDWTAGQIGYNTNESDGVFTAGGSQSNLMGLVMMRDCFSQKRYNHNIKMDGLPVEASRFRIFVSDKSHFSNLKNASIMGLGEKSIVKVPTDDRFRMDISLLKKYIKREEQLGNIPIGIVATAGTTDFGNIDPLDDIANIAEQYNIWMHVDAAYGCALLLSEKYRDLINGIERADSVTIDYHKSFFQPISSSAFIVKNKKELLILKHHADYLNPKEMDEEEIPAQINKSITQSTRRFDALKLWFTIRMMGKEQLAEYTDTVIDLTKDAAAMITEDADFELLSDSDLSVLVFRYVNPEISDLNALNQYIKMKLFYSGEILVASTKVDGNFYLKFTFLNPITTTEDIHQILTTIKNHGKDFNSEK from the coding sequence ATGAACAACAATTTAATATCCCTTGAAGAGTCGTCAACTGCTGCTTCACCTCGCATTTCGGGGAATTTTGGGAATATTTTTCATCCTGACAATTATGATCATTATCGTAATGCTGTCAGCAGTACTTTAGACCTGGTTCAGGAATTTCTTTACAGAAACAACAAGCCTTTCAGTGGCATAGAAGCCAAAACAATGAAAGGAATGGTACAACAGATAGATCTTAATCAAAAACTTTCCAATTATAATGAGCTTCTGGCAGAAGTAGATGATATTTATGTGAAACATGCAACTGCTTTTCACCTTCCACAATATGTAGCGCATCTTAACTGCCCGGTAGTCATTCCGGCATTGGCAGGAGAAATCCTTGTAAGTGCCATCAATTCTTCACAGGATACTTATGATCAGAGTGCAGGAGGAACTTTTATGGAAAGAAAACTGATCGACTGGACTGCAGGTCAGATCGGATATAATACGAATGAAAGCGATGGCGTTTTCACCGCGGGGGGCTCACAGAGTAATTTAATGGGATTGGTCATGATGCGCGACTGCTTTTCTCAGAAAAGATACAACCACAATATAAAGATGGATGGTCTGCCAGTGGAAGCAAGCCGTTTCAGAATATTCGTTTCCGATAAATCTCACTTCAGTAATCTGAAAAACGCGTCCATTATGGGACTGGGTGAGAAAAGCATCGTTAAAGTGCCTACCGATGACCGTTTCCGTATGGATATTTCTCTTTTGAAAAAATATATCAAGAGAGAAGAACAGCTTGGAAACATTCCTATTGGTATTGTAGCAACAGCGGGAACTACAGACTTCGGAAATATTGATCCGCTGGATGATATCGCCAATATTGCAGAACAATATAACATCTGGATGCACGTAGATGCGGCTTACGGTTGTGCTTTATTATTAAGCGAAAAATACCGAGACCTGATCAACGGGATTGAACGAGCAGACTCCGTAACGATTGATTATCACAAATCATTTTTTCAGCCCATCAGCAGCAGTGCTTTCATTGTTAAAAACAAAAAAGAGCTGTTAATTCTTAAGCACCACGCCGATTATCTGAATCCGAAAGAAATGGACGAAGAAGAAATTCCAGCACAGATCAATAAATCCATTACTCAGAGTACGAGAAGATTTGATGCTTTAAAACTTTGGTTTACTATAAGAATGATGGGTAAAGAACAATTGGCAGAATACACAGACACCGTGATTGATCTTACCAAAGATGCAGCCGCAATGATTACGGAAGATGCAGATTTTGAGCTTCTTTCAGATTCTGACTTAAGTGTTCTTGTTTTCAGATATGTAAATCCGGAAATCAGTGATCTGAATGCGCTGAATCAATACATCAAGATGAAATTGTTCTACAGCGGAGAAATCCTTGTAGCAAGTACAAAAGTGGATGGAAACTTCTATCTGAAGTTTACGTTCCTGAACCCGATTACGACTACAGAAGACATTCATCAAATTCTCACCACAATCAAAAATCATGGAAAAGACTTTAATTCAGAAAAATAA
- a CDS encoding GNAT family N-acetyltransferase has product MSSIIISKSGEKDLETLQNIGIQTFTETFAEDNTEEAMKQYLEKSFTTEKIKSELTNPDSIFYIAWEEDNPVGYLKVNSGKAQTELQDETSLEIERIYVKKSHQGKKVGQLLYNQALETAKQLGKSYLWLGVWEENLRALQFYRKNGFVEFDKHIFRLGDEEQTDLMMKKILD; this is encoded by the coding sequence ATGTCATCAATAATCATCAGTAAATCCGGAGAAAAAGACCTCGAAACACTTCAGAATATTGGTATACAAACCTTCACTGAAACCTTTGCAGAAGATAATACGGAAGAGGCTATGAAACAATATCTCGAAAAAAGCTTTACTACTGAAAAGATAAAATCTGAGCTCACCAATCCCGATTCTATTTTCTATATTGCATGGGAAGAAGACAATCCGGTTGGTTATCTGAAAGTTAATTCCGGAAAAGCACAGACAGAACTTCAGGATGAAACCAGTCTGGAAATTGAAAGAATCTATGTAAAGAAAAGCCATCAAGGAAAAAAAGTAGGTCAGCTTCTTTATAACCAGGCGTTAGAAACGGCAAAACAACTCGGGAAATCATATTTGTGGCTTGGGGTGTGGGAAGAAAATCTGAGGGCTTTACAGTTTTACAGGAAAAACGGATTTGTTGAGTTTGATAAGCATATTTTCAGATTGGGAGACGAAGAGCAGACGGATCTGATGATGAAAAAAATACTGGATTAA
- a CDS encoding S41 family peptidase — protein MKKIGIGLFLATSLFSYAQRNDPSGVLADITEKVKSHYIDQETYKKVDSLFQSELKKGTFNELNKKDFAALLTQKLRTTIRDEHFFVKYIENYTSEKQLSEKEKEQLNNEHNSLENFGFETVQRLPGNIGYINFKGFASPEASEKTLAAAMNFVANTHSLIIDLRENGGGENGMLLLFLSYFFDQKKDLYTTYFRHNQKTIVDSTQPKVSGQKYLHKKIYILTSKKTFSAGEAVAYFLQQYKLGEVIGEKTGGAANPVDHFMIQNQYLLLVPAGKITALNTQKNWEHIGVIPDQEVKSEDALKTAHIKILKNIIASETKTELTLPEIKNLIYKLEQ, from the coding sequence ATGAAAAAAATAGGTATCGGGCTTTTCCTTGCCACTTCCTTGTTCTCGTATGCCCAGAGAAATGATCCTTCAGGGGTGCTTGCTGACATTACAGAAAAAGTAAAAAGTCATTATATTGATCAAGAAACATATAAAAAAGTAGATTCTCTGTTTCAGAGTGAACTTAAAAAAGGAACTTTTAACGAACTCAATAAAAAAGATTTCGCAGCTCTTCTTACCCAAAAATTGAGAACAACGATCAGAGATGAACATTTTTTCGTGAAATATATTGAAAACTATACCTCAGAAAAGCAGCTGAGTGAGAAAGAAAAAGAACAATTAAACAATGAACATAACAGTCTTGAAAATTTTGGATTTGAGACGGTTCAGCGGCTTCCCGGTAATATTGGCTACATCAATTTCAAAGGTTTTGCCTCTCCTGAAGCCAGTGAAAAAACATTAGCGGCTGCCATGAACTTTGTGGCCAATACCCATTCTCTGATTATTGATCTCAGAGAAAACGGAGGTGGGGAAAATGGGATGCTTCTTTTATTTTTAAGCTATTTTTTTGATCAAAAAAAAGACCTTTATACCACATATTTCAGACATAATCAGAAAACGATTGTAGACAGTACTCAACCCAAAGTTTCCGGACAGAAATATCTTCATAAAAAGATCTATATTCTTACCAGTAAAAAGACTTTTTCGGCCGGAGAAGCTGTAGCCTATTTTTTACAGCAATATAAACTAGGCGAAGTAATAGGTGAAAAAACAGGGGGTGCAGCCAATCCTGTAGATCATTTTATGATTCAGAATCAATATTTACTGCTTGTTCCGGCAGGAAAAATAACCGCCTTAAACACTCAAAAAAACTGGGAACATATAGGAGTGATCCCCGATCAGGAAGTGAAAAGCGAAGATGCCTTAAAGACAGCTCACATCAAAATTTTAAAAAATATAATAGCATCAGAAACAAAAACAGAACTAACCTTACCTGAAATAAAAAATCTTATTTATAAATTAGAACAATAA
- a CDS encoding Fe(II)-2OG oxygenase family protein: protein MNSTEILDKDCSTAVKLLPTVIEVTSQERRMIKDAALHLQKKYDTYENRDFIKHVHQLASYFLPERILNIAADFASDFSKNQYGALIFTGLMDIDQENIGSTPPNWQAADYSKFNVYGFACALIHGALPSKPVQYYSQRKGGGLIHAIIPDEKMKETQTGSGSSTDLYVHTEDAFLKHQADFLSFMYVRNEEQVPSTLYSIRSHDFIGENYRALFEPIYKIPKDANLETGNSEEETLDSVLYGNYSLPFMRFDAAEQLFNSSIRQSDKAQNTLHEFWEEARHLIYSGFTPQAGDVILVNNHLCAHGRSAFRAGVRNIDGIEHPCERRIMLRMMSKVSLIDMRAHTLTEDPFFVIEEHLGKNFQHF from the coding sequence ATGAATTCTACAGAAATTTTAGATAAAGACTGTTCAACAGCGGTAAAACTGCTTCCTACGGTCATAGAAGTCACCTCTCAGGAAAGAAGAATGATCAAAGATGCTGCACTGCATCTTCAGAAAAAGTATGACACTTATGAAAACCGCGATTTTATAAAGCATGTTCATCAGCTGGCATCGTATTTTTTACCGGAGAGAATTTTAAACATAGCGGCTGATTTTGCGAGTGACTTTTCAAAAAATCAGTATGGAGCACTGATTTTTACCGGATTAATGGATATCGATCAGGAGAATATAGGGTCTACCCCTCCTAACTGGCAGGCAGCTGATTATTCAAAATTTAATGTATATGGTTTTGCATGTGCGCTTATCCACGGAGCATTACCATCAAAGCCGGTACAGTATTATTCGCAGCGTAAAGGAGGCGGACTGATTCATGCGATTATTCCTGACGAAAAAATGAAGGAAACACAGACTGGATCAGGGTCTTCAACAGATTTGTATGTACATACCGAAGATGCTTTTCTGAAACATCAGGCCGATTTTTTAAGCTTTATGTATGTAAGAAATGAGGAGCAGGTTCCTTCTACGCTTTATTCAATACGTTCTCACGATTTTATCGGGGAAAATTACCGTGCTCTTTTTGAACCCATTTATAAGATTCCTAAAGATGCCAATCTGGAAACAGGAAATAGTGAAGAAGAAACTTTAGATTCCGTGCTGTACGGGAATTACAGCCTTCCGTTTATGCGTTTTGATGCTGCAGAACAGCTTTTTAATTCCAGCATCAGACAGTCGGATAAGGCGCAGAATACGCTGCATGAGTTCTGGGAAGAAGCGAGGCATTTGATCTATTCAGGATTTACCCCTCAGGCAGGAGATGTTATTCTCGTCAACAATCACTTATGCGCTCACGGAAGATCCGCTTTCCGTGCGGGGGTAAGAAATATTGACGGAATAGAACATCCGTGCGAGAGAAGAATCATGCTTCGTATGATGAGTAAAGTGAGCCTTATTGATATGAGAGCACATACCCTTACAGAAGATCCGTTCTTTGTGATAGAAGAACATTTGGGTAAAAACTTTCAACATTTTTAG
- a CDS encoding Crp/Fnr family transcriptional regulator — protein sequence MNHSEFIKHINQYYPLSEETIKDLLNICTEEYYHKNDILLEAGSMARSYYFVKSGLIGYYTVDEQGNNIYKIFFEENSFVASTAAIIKNEPSDFNIIALEDCSVIQYPAKAYRELLKKYHDLALFHLYYLEKNWVVKKEPLEVSLKYETAKQRYLLLLKNPSLYHRLKQHHIASYLGITPTQLSRIKKQIH from the coding sequence ATGAACCATTCAGAATTTATAAAGCATATTAATCAGTATTATCCTTTATCCGAAGAAACAATTAAAGATTTACTGAATATCTGTACAGAAGAATATTATCACAAAAATGATATTTTGCTGGAAGCCGGGTCTATGGCGAGATCTTATTATTTTGTAAAATCCGGACTGATAGGGTATTATACCGTAGATGAACAAGGGAATAATATTTATAAAATCTTCTTCGAAGAAAACAGTTTTGTAGCGTCTACAGCAGCCATTATTAAAAATGAACCCAGCGACTTTAATATCATTGCACTGGAAGACTGCTCCGTGATACAATATCCCGCAAAAGCCTACCGTGAATTACTGAAAAAATACCATGATCTGGCTCTTTTTCACCTCTATTACCTTGAAAAAAACTGGGTGGTAAAAAAAGAACCTCTGGAAGTTTCCCTGAAATATGAAACCGCAAAACAGCGTTATCTTTTACTGCTTAAAAATCCATCTTTATATCACAGGCTGAAACAGCATCACATCGCTTCCTATCTTGGAATAACACCTACACAGCTAAGCCGGATAAAAAAGCAAATCCACTGA
- a CDS encoding alpha/beta hydrolase yields the protein MKKLINIVLVMTVWVQLSAQKIIHQEIFSPKMNKKIKTVIITPNLQRNTTYPSVYILHGFSGNPDRIIKQDIPDLVKKAQELKTIYILPDGNYSSWYVDSPMVKDSQYQTFIGKELVEFIGKNYPVKAEKKFRGILGWSMGGYGATNIGVTYNTTFGIVGSSCGALDFNSFGEGYQKYMVNKVLGPLDSINPNFLTDSKIKLMAGAGQQYIFDCGTEDTQMINMNRNFHKKLTESKIQHLYTESLGGHTPEYWSRSLSEQLSLFDRFFKQ from the coding sequence ATGAAGAAGCTTATTAACATTGTATTGGTAATGACTGTATGGGTACAGTTATCAGCACAGAAAATTATTCATCAGGAAATTTTCAGTCCGAAAATGAATAAAAAAATCAAAACAGTAATCATCACTCCTAATCTCCAGCGTAATACAACTTATCCTTCCGTCTATATTCTTCACGGCTTTAGCGGCAATCCGGACAGAATCATTAAGCAGGATATTCCGGATCTGGTAAAAAAAGCCCAGGAACTTAAAACCATTTACATCCTTCCGGACGGAAATTACAGTTCCTGGTATGTTGACAGCCCTATGGTGAAAGATTCACAATATCAAACCTTTATCGGGAAAGAACTGGTAGAATTCATCGGTAAAAATTATCCTGTGAAGGCAGAGAAAAAATTCCGTGGAATTTTGGGTTGGAGTATGGGAGGTTATGGGGCTACCAATATCGGAGTGACTTATAATACAACATTTGGCATCGTAGGGAGTTCCTGTGGAGCATTAGATTTCAACTCTTTCGGAGAAGGTTATCAAAAATATATGGTGAATAAAGTACTTGGGCCGCTGGATTCGATCAATCCCAATTTCCTTACAGACAGTAAAATAAAACTGATGGCAGGCGCAGGACAGCAATATATTTTCGATTGCGGTACAGAAGATACCCAAATGATCAATATGAACAGAAATTTTCATAAAAAACTGACAGAATCAAAGATTCAGCATCTCTACACAGAATCGTTGGGAGGACATACTCCTGAATATTGGAGTAGATCGCTGTCCGAACAACTTTCTTTATTTGACAGGTTTTTTAAACAGTAA